From Channa argus isolate prfri chromosome 18, Channa argus male v1.0, whole genome shotgun sequence, the proteins below share one genomic window:
- the zgc:73226 gene encoding BCL2/adenovirus E1B 19 kDa protein-interacting protein 3 yields MSLSGSQTPEDGLYGSWVELEELIAAVSRRESLTGPQDSISSALQGELERILLEAQLECERSRDSPSQVVTPQSTGSPRPASEQDSDCVTIQEDAERRVDTDWVWDWSSRPENMPPKEFVFQHPKQQSSLSVRKTEVMKRGIFSSDVLLILVPSLLASHLLTLGVGIYIGKRLAASTTSTL; encoded by the exons ATGTCGCTTTCCGGCTCGCAGACACCAGAGGACGGACTCTACG GCTCCTGGGTTGAGCTGGAGGAGCTGATCGCAGCCGTTAGCCGCAGGGAGAGTCTGACAGGGCCGCAGGACAGCATCTCCTCCGCCCTGCAGGGGGAGCTGGAGAGAATCCTTCTAGAGGCACAGCTGGAGTGTGAGAGGAGTAGAGACAG TCCTTCACAGGTGGTGACTCCACAGTCCACTGGCTCCCCAAGACCCGCTAGTGAGCAGGACAGTGACTGTGTCACCATACAG GAGGATGCTGAGCGGAGAGTGGACACTGACTGGGTGTGGGATTGGTCCAGTAGACCTGAAAATATGCCACCAAA aGAGTTTGTCTTTCAGCACCCGAAGCAGCAGAGCTCCCTCAGTGTTAGGAAGACAGAGGTGATGAAAAGAGGAATTTTCTCCTCCGATGTCCTCCTCATCCTTGTTCCCTCACTGCTGGCTTCACACCTGCTCACACTGGGAGTAGG gaTCTACATAGGAAAGCGATTGGCTGCTTCCACAACTAGCACACTGTGA